A window of Methanoregula sp. genomic DNA:
TTTCCGCTCGTGTGAGGCAGCCCTGATCCGCCGCGGGGGCGCCCCATCGGGGGCGGCGGCATTCATCCTTAATGGGGTATGGGGGTCTCAACCCCCATCATTGTGTTTGAAGAGCACGATTTTTAGGCTCATGCAGTGTCTGTCAAGCGACACTTGGAATAAGGAGGTCAGAACCCTGAGCGCAAATAAGTCCGTTTCAGGCTCCGTTTATACATTACTGCACGTTAATCAATCCCGGAAAACTCCGATAATCCCGCCGTTTCGGTTCCTGTGGAAAATACGTCTGTTTCACGCCATGTTTGCCAAACTAACGGCGGAAACGCCCTCTTCCAACGCCCGCCAGGTGCCCTGAAATCGAGGCCTTTTTCGCCACGTGGTTTCCCCCATCCGACCCTCCGAAACCCTGCCGGAATGCGAATATGCGGGTCTTTTTTTCCGGGGGAAGATCTTGGGTTTTGGATAAGACGAGGGTTGTGCTGGAAGGATGGGAAGGGTGAGTCATGTATCTTCTCTCCCCCCAACCACTATATCCCAAAACATCCCATTTCTACCCATGGCAGTCCACCCCATCGAGGAGCGCTACGGCACAAAAGAGATGCGTGCCATCTGGAGTGAGAAGAACCGTTTTTCCTGCATTGTCAGCGCTGAAGTTGCGCTTGCAAAGGCTGAAGCACACCACGGCATGATCCCGGCAGCAGCAGCAGTCGAGATCAGCGAGAAAGCGCACAATGCCTCGCTCGAACGGGCAAAGGCAATCGAGCTGGAGATCAGCCACGACATGATGGCAATCGTCAAAGCAATATCAGAAGTATCGGGAGAGTCCGGGCGCTGGGTGCACTACGGTGCCACAAGCAATGACCTCCTTGACACTGCAACCGGGCTCCAGCTTGGCCAGACACTTGACCTGATCGACAAGAAACTCCGCCAGCTGTTAGGAGTGCTCCTCAGGCGATCGGCTGAGACAAAGTCTTTGGTCTGCATCGGCAGGACCCACGGGCAGCACGGAGTGCCGACAACCTATGGCCTCCGGTTTGCCATCTGGGCAAGTGAGGTCGGACGGCATATCGAGCGCCTCGAACAGATGCGTCCCCGGGTCGTGGTCGGGCAGATGACCGGTGCGGTAGGCACGCAGGCAGCGCTCGGGCCGAAAGGGATGGAAGTGCAGGCAAGCATGATGGAGTATCTCGGTATGAGTTCGGTGGACGTCTCAAGCCAGGTGATCTCCCGCGACCGGTATGCAGAGTACTTCATGTTCTGTGCAGGTGTCGC
This region includes:
- the purB gene encoding adenylosuccinate lyase, producing the protein MAVHPIEERYGTKEMRAIWSEKNRFSCIVSAEVALAKAEAHHGMIPAAAAVEISEKAHNASLERAKAIELEISHDMMAIVKAISEVSGESGRWVHYGATSNDLLDTATGLQLGQTLDLIDKKLRQLLGVLLRRSAETKSLVCIGRTHGQHGVPTTYGLRFAIWASEVGRHIERLEQMRPRVVVGQMTGAVGTQAALGPKGMEVQASMMEYLGMSSVDVSSQVISRDRYAEYFMFCAGVATTLDKIGVEVRSLQRTEIGEVEEAFGAKQVGSSTMPHKRNPIKSEQVCGLARIIRSAVEPALQNNTLWDERDLTNSSCERVLFPEASILTDHCLRLMIVVLDGLVINRAGIRRNLGFLHGINMAESVMIELTKKGMNRQDSHERIRMASMQALAENRPLADVLGADPEIVRYCSKSDITALLNPDTYIGTSVQQVERVIEKLSPLCI